The Bradyrhizobium betae genomic interval AGTGGGACCAGCAGCCCGCCGTGGTGACCCAGCTCGCCCGCGCCCGCGACACGCTGATCGTCGAAACCTATCTGCAATCGGTCACGGCGGTCGGCGATAGCTATCCGGGCGAAGCCGACATCAGAAGCGTTTACGAGGCGAACGCCAGCGCGTTCCTCGTTCCGCGCCGCTTTCGCCTGGCACAGATCGTGGTCAACCTCGCCAAGGACGCCGACAAGGCGGCCGAGGACACCGCGCGCAGGAAGCTCGACGACATCGTCCGCAAGATCAAGCAGCCCGGCGCCGAGTTCGGCGCGATCGCGAAGGCATCATCCGAGGATACGGCGACCGCGGGGCGGGAAGGGGAGATCGGCTGGGTCGCCGAGCCCGATATGCGCACCGAGATCCGCAGCCAGGTCACCGGCCTGCCGAAGTCGGGCATCAGCGATCCGATCCGGCTCGAGGACGGCTGGCACATCCTGAAGCTGGTGGACACCGAGGCCTCGCATACGCGGCCGCTGGCGGAGGTGAGGGACGCTCTGGTGCAGCGCATGCGGGCCGAGCGCATCGAGGCCAACCGCCGCGCCTATGTCGCCGAGCTGTTGAAGCAGTCCCCGCCGGTGGTCAACGAGATCGCGTTGTCCAGATTGCTCGACGCCAAATCCGAGGCTGCGCCGTCGCGCTAGTGCGGCAGATTGCAGATTTGTGTCAGGGAGATTACGGTGCCGAGGCGCTGTCATCCGTTAGCGCGACAATGGTGAATCGTCGGTAAAAGTATCATAATTATGGTACAATGCGCGTGATATCGGGGGCGCGACATCGATCCCGGGGGCGACATGACCGACCTGACCAATGCGGGTGAAACGACATCGGCATTCGCGAGCCGATCGCGCGTCCGTCTGGCTATCCCGTTCGGCCTGATCGAGCCCCTGTTCGCGGCACTCGACTGCGCGATCATCGTCGCGGCCGGCGCCATCGGCGGCATCGCCTATCAGCGCGCGCTCGGCGGCTCTGCCGAGGATGCCTCCTTCTATGCCGGGCTCGGCCTGGTGGCGAGCCTTGCCTATGTGCTGGTGGCGCACTTCCTCGGCCTCTACCGGCTGAACCGGCTCCTTGACGACGAACGTGACGGCGGACGGGTCTGGGCCGGCTGGTGCCTTGCCGCGCTCGTGCTTGCGGTCGTGCTGTTCCTGTTCAAATCGGGCGGGGACACCTCGCGCGGTTCGGTCGTCTGCTTCTTCGCGATCGGCGGCGCCGGCCTCCTCGTGGCGCGCCGGCTCGGAAAACGCGGTCTTCGTTCGGCACTCGTCGCCGGCACGATCCGCGGCCGCCGCGCGGTGGTGATCGGGACGCAAGGGGAACTGGCGCAGTTCTCCAAGGCCGGTCTGCTCGCCAGGCTCGGCCTGCACGAGGTCGATCGCATCACCTTGCCGCGGGACGAGGTTACGAAATTCAACCCGTCGGGGGCGAAGCAGCGCGATGACGCGCTGATGAAGCGCATCAGGGAGGCTTCCGCCGAAGAGATCGTGCTGGCGGTGTCCTGGGCCGGGCCGCAGGATATCGAAGCCTTGCTCGAGCGGTTGCGCGTGATCCCGCTGCCGGTGCGGCTGCTGCCGGATCGCGCGGTGTCGACGGTGCTGCGTCACCAGACCTCGATACAGCAGCGGCTCTACATGGTGGAAGTCCAGCCGGCGCCGCTGTCGACGTTCGATCGCCTGACCAAGCGGCTGCTCGACATCGTCGTCGCGGCGACGTCGCTGGCGCTCCTGACGCCCCCGCTGATCCTCGCCGCGCTCGCGATCAAGCTGGAGTCGAAAGGGCCGGTGATCTTCCAGCAGCGCCGCAACGGCTTCAACGGCAAGCCCTTCGTCATCTACAAGCTGCGCAGCATGCGCGTGCAGGAGGACGGCGGCTCGGTGGTGCAGGCGACCAAGGAGGATCCGCGCGTGACCCGCGTCGGACGCCTGCTCCGTCAAACCAGCATCGACGAGCTGCCGCAACTGTTCAACGTGCTCCAGGGCCACATGTCGATCGTCGGGCCGCGTCCGCACGCGCTGGTCCACGACTACGAATACGGTGCCATGATCGCGAACTACGCGTTTCGCCATCACGTCAAGCCAGGCATTACCGGCTGGGCCCAGGTGCACGGCTATCGGGGCGCCACGCCGCAGCTCGAGCTGATGAAGCAGCGCGTCAATCTCGATTTATGGTATATCGATAATTGGAGCCTGATACTCGATATCCATATCATGTTCAGGACGGCGTTCGAGCTGATCCGGCCGCGCAACGCCTATTGACGTGAACCGTGACGGCGCGTCGCGCGTCTCGGAACGGTCCGAAATAGTTAACATTGGTTCATTTGTCGGCTCGCCCGGGAGTCAGCTCGTCGGTCGCGGTGCGGCCGTCGGTTGCCCGTTCCGACAATCATGGATACAGGAGACTCCGTGGGCCTATTGAAAAGGTTCACGATTCGCGCTTACTAAGCCCGGGCTGGCGCAATTCGGGCCGAGGGGACCCAATATGGTTGGCAAGAGGCATGCCTCCGACGAGATTTCGGCCAAGCTGGCGCAGGCCAACGAACTCGCGGCCAAAGGCAAGACCCAGCGCGAGATCTCCAAGGCGCTCGGCGTCAGCATCATGACCTACCATCGCTGGAAGAAGATGCTCAAATCTTCACCGGCCGTGGATCATGGGCGCCGCGCGATCGAAAGCGTGCCGCGCGCGGCGGCTGCCGATGCAAGTTCCGAAGAGACGATCAGGCGGCTGGAGCTCGAGAATGCGCAATTGCGTCGCCTCGTC includes:
- a CDS encoding peptidylprolyl isomerase, translated to MTGNVLKLALLAGTLSVAAASPLLAQTRTPPQPAAPRATPAPAAPAAAQPAPAAQDNAAVKGGEIIARVGDSDVTAEEVRATIQLLDGRQQAAMARDPALLSQTVRAILANRLVLKEAAAKKWDQQPAVVTQLARARDTLIVETYLQSVTAVGDSYPGEADIRSVYEANASAFLVPRRFRLAQIVVNLAKDADKAAEDTARRKLDDIVRKIKQPGAEFGAIAKASSEDTATAGREGEIGWVAEPDMRTEIRSQVTGLPKSGISDPIRLEDGWHILKLVDTEASHTRPLAEVRDALVQRMRAERIEANRRAYVAELLKQSPPVVNEIALSRLLDAKSEAAPSR
- a CDS encoding undecaprenyl-phosphate glucose phosphotransferase: MTDLTNAGETTSAFASRSRVRLAIPFGLIEPLFAALDCAIIVAAGAIGGIAYQRALGGSAEDASFYAGLGLVASLAYVLVAHFLGLYRLNRLLDDERDGGRVWAGWCLAALVLAVVLFLFKSGGDTSRGSVVCFFAIGGAGLLVARRLGKRGLRSALVAGTIRGRRAVVIGTQGELAQFSKAGLLARLGLHEVDRITLPRDEVTKFNPSGAKQRDDALMKRIREASAEEIVLAVSWAGPQDIEALLERLRVIPLPVRLLPDRAVSTVLRHQTSIQQRLYMVEVQPAPLSTFDRLTKRLLDIVVAATSLALLTPPLILAALAIKLESKGPVIFQQRRNGFNGKPFVIYKLRSMRVQEDGGSVVQATKEDPRVTRVGRLLRQTSIDELPQLFNVLQGHMSIVGPRPHALVHDYEYGAMIANYAFRHHVKPGITGWAQVHGYRGATPQLELMKQRVNLDLWYIDNWSLILDIHIMFRTAFELIRPRNAY
- a CDS encoding helix-turn-helix domain-containing protein is translated as MVGKRHASDEISAKLAQANELAAKGKTQREISKALGVSIMTYHRWKKMLKSSPAVDHGRRAIESVPRAAAADASSEETIRRLELENAQLRRLVTDMLLEKLKYEEELRARQGSRMRRPDNG